The DNA window GAATTGCAAGGGTTTGGAGAGGGAGGGCTGATGGAGATTAATGGGTTATCTATCGCATTATCTCCACCTTACAAACCAGGAAACTGAAACATGGGTAGGTTTCAGAAAACTGCCTAAAGCTTTTTTTCCTCATGAGTCAGAGCCAGAAAGCTTATCCACGCCCTAGGCACCAAAGTAAATGTCTTGCTCGTACTTGACGATCCAGctaaactttattttcctttgtggaAGGTAAGGTCTCCATACATAAAACATATGTTGTTCTGGAAACGTCTTTGGGGAGGTTAGCCAGAGTTCTCATCCCCTGCGATTTTTTCCAGAGCTCAATTTGTCAACAGATGTTGATTATATGTTCTATTAGCACCAATGTAAATAAGTTTTAGATTATGAAACTTGTTTTTTATACAGTTTAGGAGTTTAATTACATGGATGAGGAATCATGGTATTCCATTTAATCGCCGTTTTTAATGAATCCTGCCACTGTGGATGAGGTAATGATCTCTGTCACATAGaatgggtggctctgtcggttaagtcgctgacttcagctcaggtcatgatctcacagtttgtgagtttgagccccaggttgggctctgtgctgacagtgtggagctcgcttcagattccctgtccccccttctttctccctctctgtcaaaaataaacattaaccgcCCCCCCAAcacctcatttcttttctctatgaCCTCTAGTTCATCAAATAGCCAGGGGATAATTTTGGGGTTAACCAGTCATTATTTACCCTCATCATAAAGGTTCCTAGTCTTTTAATGGAAATACactcaaattcttatttttttaagtacttaccTCAGTAACACACATCAATCCAACTGAAGGGGTCAACAGTGAACACTGTTAAGCACACACGTAAATTCAATAATATAGATCACCTGAACACTTATTAAAAACTTTACCAATTTAATAATCATTgccatattttcttgatttttacaattaaaaaataagtctgcATTCtcacaatgatttaaaaaaagatagcatGTTTGAATTACAAATGATTCACAAAATCCTGCATTTTGTTACTGCATAGCTGTGAAGTAGGCCAGAGGTCGGTGGGAAGGTATATTCAAGTCAAAGGCAGTtttgattttaaaggtaaaaatctTTATAGGAATCCATTTGTAATCTGCAACTGCTGCTACAAAAGTCTCCATCTGGTGATACACCAATCCCCTCCCATGACCGATGGCAGTCAGCAGGAAATGCTGGGAGGCATGCCCTACAATTTAGGAATTGGCGTGGCGGCCACGGCTATGCTCTCAATGGCACACTCATCGGTTCCTCTGCGGATCCGGAAGTAACCGTCTTCACCCCAGCCAGCGCCCCAGCTGTTTTTAACTATCCAGTAATCCATCCCAGAGACTGGATCGGTGCCATAGCCCACCAGCAAGACGGCATGATTAGTCAGCTCGAAGGGGTTGAAGGGGTCTCTCAGACCAGTGTGGTAGTAGATCCcctggtggtaatggaggaagtcATTATAGACTTCAAAAGCAACTGCCATGGGCCCGTGATGGACCAGCTCAAGCTTCATCAGGGCTTCATTGCAGCCTCCATAGAAACCTCCCACATAGTGGTACTCAGAGGTGTAGTAACGGATGCAGTCCTCCTTAGGTTTGCATGGAGAATCCGTGCCTGTGTAGGGGAAGCAGGCCTCTTCCACCAGCCCAAAATCTTGGGCGTATTTTCCTGCAATGAGGTAGGGGAAGCCACCATCACAGCCTGAGGATGAATAACACACATTAGAAAATGGCATCGGAGAAACTGTcccatttcctattttttcttttctactccaTTAATTCTTTGTTACCCCCAAGAGTTGCTCGTAGTTTAAATGCTACTTCATTCATCCGTGAGCCATTTAGCTAACTGTCCTCTCGTCCCCATCTAATTAATAGACAGACATTCATCTGGCACCTGACATGGAAGGTAGCTATAACATAGTGGTTGAGTGGGGAGAGTCTCTGAAGCCTGACTAGGTAGGTTCAGATCCAAAACAGCGTGAAGAATTTAACTTCTCCGTATCTCtgtttacttatctgtaaaatatagaTAGGAATAGTACTGTCCTTGCAGGATTGGTTACTACATGTAAAAGCAATAAAAGTtggctattattatcattattaatagcCAGACAACACAATGTGGCTCTTGCGGAAATTTTCTCTACCGATTGCAAAAAAAAGTCTAAATGAGGCCCCCTATCACCTTTCTCCAGTCCTTGCCTTATCACACACATCCATAAACCTGTACTTTTTCTTCAccattcttttaattatttaatttctactttcCTCGCTTAAGTGGAAGCTTCATGAGGGTGTGACCTGTCTTGCTACTTATAGTCCCCAGGGCTCAGAAGTCACAATATTAGGGTTTAATAAGTATTTCAAAAACAACAAGAGGCTCAATGACAAATAATCATTCTGAGCAGTTTCACTCTCTTGTGGCGCAATCTGGGGTTGACAGCAGGAGACTTTAACATTAGAATGTTTCACTCTAAATCAGTTGCAGCTGGGTTTTCTACACAGATTACCCATGCCCCGTTCTGAAAGCCTAAgtacagaattttaattttctgccaGAGAGAAATCAGTGATAGTATAGTTTTAATACAAATTAGGTTTTTGGGTGAGACTTTAGTTGGAACTGAAACTTTACTGTTTAGAAGCTGTGTGGCCttcaaaacattataaaacaacTTCATGTCTGTCCCCTGTTTATAAACAGGGATATCTACTTCTGAGGGTTTTGGGCATTGTTAGATAATGTCCATAAAAGGCTCCAAAGAGCTACTGCTCGTTCAGTACACAGTAACTAGTGACAGTTTCCTGACTGGTGCAGTGAATTCCATGAGAGCCACTCACTAGTAAATGATGGGGTCAGAACCGGCACCCAGCTGCTCTGACTACAGACACTGTGCTCTCTACCACACCATCCTTTTACCTTTGCCAACAGTGGCGGGCTACAGCCAGGGAAACGGCTGGAAATACAACACTTACCTTGAGCATACTGGCTGCAAGAGACAACCTCCTGAGGGCTCAAGATTGGGGTCTGAGTATTGTTGGTTAGTATGCGGATTCTTGCTTCTAGCATACCCATAGAAGCAAATGAGTAGCAGCTTCCACAAGATGCTGGTGAtagaaaataagtatatatataaccCAAGAGAATTTTGAAGCATTtgcaaagaaacacagaaaaatgtgAGTGGAAAGATACAATTAATATATTTGCTATTGTTGTTTGTAAGGATCAGCCCAATATAGAAGATTCAATAGACAAAACACTGTTAACCTTATAGACAAATGTTAAGATGTCAGCTTTCAAAAGGCAAAGGTCGCTCTATGGGGCTTTCCTGGAGACTATTTTAGgaggcaaaacaaagcaaaatgaagcCCAAAAAACTCCTCTAATCTCTGAAAAGATTTTGATAGTATTCCTGGTACTGAAGAAATAACTTATGTCTGCAGCGTTCTGAGCCATTCAGTTGAGAAAAACTATGAAGGTATATATGTGAGCTGAGCTATTAAATATCCCCAGAGCAGCATTTTCTAAAGCTACTTGTTGGGTGGAATTAATGCTAAGAATGGGTCAGGTATGGATGTATTATAGAAAGTTCAATATAACCAAGGTTGAGGAGGCAAAATACAACAAAGTCCAAGAAAGGTAAGAGAGTAATTATAATGAAAGATATGGTATTTAAGGTGGCCGATGAGGAAGTAAAGCTATAAGGCAGATGGAGGTACTGAAATTGAAAACAGGCTGATTCTAAGGGGAAAAGGGTAAGAGCAATACAGCCATGGTCCCTGAGAAGTGTCACCCagaggaaagaacacaaaaagtAGCTGGATAGAggcaagggagaagggaaaagagaactgCTTTATTTAATACCTGGATGCTCTGGTGAAGACAAAATTAATTTACATAAGAAGCAAATGCTAGGGATATAGTTGCTGtttcaagagaaggaaaatattttattatgaggtAATTTATATGAACAGTATCATTTGTCTATCCTTCTTTAACAGGTGTGAGTAAACATaaatacaattaagaaaatatgGCATGCATGTCACAAAACTGGGATTTCAACTTGTTGCATtctagaaagaaatgaacatagtTTTAATATCTCTATTATATAGCCTCTTTCACCTCTGCCACTGACACAAATTCTACATGGAGTTATGCTTGCACCAAATCAAAAATATTGGTATTAAATGTAGTTATACGCAATTGATATTATCCAATATACTattatttatcaaattatttgAATGGTGAGCACTCCCTAATGCACATAAAGTAAGATTAATGAACAGACAAGATTACATTCAAAAAATCCATTCCACATAAAGAGTATGTTATCTGTGTTCTCTTTAATAAACCTGGAATTAGTAAGTAATTTGGTAACTGCCTTCCTTAGAGAGAAAAGTATACAAAACAACATCATGCGTCTGAATACTATCAGGGCACTGGTCTTCCCTttccccaggtgatgctgattCACATTCGTCCCTGAGTACAAATGAAAGCCAGGATACTCTGTGCTCAGCCCCCAACATCCTACACCCCACCTGAATTACTTACACTGTTTTCCTCAAACTGAACCGTGAATTTCCGTGACTTTACACAGGACATGTGCCTTCTTCATCTAGCTGCCTGATGCAATCAAGAAACTCAATGCGTGTTTGTAGAAAGAACATTCAAGTTATGAACAAGCGGATGTAGATTTCCATCCAGGGAAAAACGTGACTTCATCGGTAGCAGTCAACCTTTACTTATTCCTAAGCAAGAAGGGAGGCAGAATCCTAGGCCCTACTGTGAGTCCCCTTGAGTAGTTAAACAATAACCACAGGTCCAGGGACTGGAGTGCATCAGAACCCTACTACCCTTTAACTGCTACCATTTCGGATGTTTCCCAAACTTCTCCTTACAAACATCTCAGATTTATCCATACCATATACTGCTTTTGCTGCTACGAGATCTCCTACACTATGATTAGGACAAACACTTGGAATTCATCTGGTGCAGTATCCACTTGATAATGTGTACGTTGAAACTCAGGGAGAAGCAATGACCTGTTCAAAGTCACAAAACTAGCAGATGGCAGGTGCCAGTCTCTAAGTGTCTCTTAAGGCAGGctgtgttcttttcatttcatagGTCTACATCTACTTTAAAGAattttcagaggcacctgggtggtccagtcggttgagcctctgactttggctaaggtcatgatctcacggtttgtgagttcaagccccacatcgagctctgtgctgacagctcagagcctggagcctgctttggactctgtgtctcccccctctctctgcccgtcccatgatcatgctctgtctctgtctcttaaggataaataaacgtcaaaaaaatttttttaaaggaattttcaaattttcttccttgTTGTCTAGTTACTAAATAGGTCAAAATTTACTTGtacattttgtttctgaaacaaTCAAAATAACACTATCCTTGGGACCCCCTCTTTCAAATGATACCGTGTCACAGAGAACTAGATCAGCAACATAAATAGACAAAGCCAGTGTTCCTTTCAAGGGACACCAGGGTCCTGTAATAAGTAACATCTCGAGAACTGGGAAATGGCCCCATTTTGATCAGCCAGCATTCTTGGGCCATCGTATCCACAGAAATAATGCCTCTTGGTGCTAACCACTGAACCCTCCTCATCTGACTGCCCGGCACTGTGGGAGGGATGGGCCACACGTACATTCAAGGGCTCAGAATGTGCTGTTAGGAGAGACAAACTGTCGCAACGACGTAAGGCAATAACGTTCTTCAAGCCACTGACATTCCCAGAAGAATGTCAGCTGCCAAGGAAATGAATGCCTCCTTTCAAAAAGTCAAGGCTAGATGTGGACTTTAAAAGAACCATTATTCCTTAGGACTACAACACAGCAAAGAATAAAGGGGTCTGACATAGACAGAGCGTTGCAGTAATCAAATCTCCACCACCTCAAATAGGCAATGTGATTTTCACATGGTTTAACTATGTTTGGCTGCACCTTCCCACAGAGGAGAACACAgtgaagtaagaaaaagaaatcaggagtcTTCCTCATCTCCACCCTATCACTCAGCTGCATGACTCTGGGCAAGTCCCTAGACCTTTCCGgcatttcattttatcttgtATGTAAAATGAATAGCGAGGAACAGTTTAAGGCCCCTGCACACAGATGGTATTTAGAACAAGACTTAAATGAACTAGGTTTCCTAACTAATGTGACCTGAGAAACACCCCCTTTTTCTCTTGCAGGTACAATAACAGAGACAGCATAGCAGAGGACGAACACAGTCCAAATCCCCCAACTTCCTAGCTTCTCTTCCCTCTCACACTTAGCTGTAAATCTAGCTAAAGCGTTGGTGCTTAAAGCTGCCTTAAAGTGTCAAGATAAAACCTCATTTGTCCtcacaatgtttcttttttcacctTGATTTGCTCTCTGAACACAGTAAAGTTATGAATTCCCTTAACTTGGGTAATTTTGAAGTCTGGGTCATGTAGAACACTGGTGTTCCTAACGTTAGTGGAAATTTCCAAGCAGCCCAGTttccaagaagaaaacataattaatTTTTCCCCAACCCAAAGTAAAGACAACCAAAAAGGAAGTCAAAAGAGGAACCTTTAAAAATTGCCCGTGTCTGTACAAATCATATATATAGCGCTCAAAGAATATAGAACAGAGGAGACAACAGCTTTTGCCAAGCTATGAGACAACCAATGTCAAAGAATTTGGCTTTAAAAAGTCTAATTTCCTTCCCCTGCATTACTGTCTCATTACCAGTCAATTGTACCTTTCGGGAAGTGAGTGGAACTAAACTTTTGACCTTCTCCTATGCCCCCAGTGAATTTTAAAACCACTTTACTAAAGCAGTtaccatattatattttattatttttgcttatagAACTTGCTAACTGCAAGTCCCTAGGACAAGAGCCATGTCATATccttagccattaaaaaaaaatcttagcacaTTAGATGTTCTATAAACACTCTATAATACAGCAAAagcaactatgtgccaggccctcaATAATCAACATTTGACATGCAGTATTTACATAATCCTCTCGGGTAAGTATAGGAAATCTGTTTGAGGACAGAGTAAATTTTAAGTCTTTCTTGACATCAACCCtttaatttcacttttcattcattcctcGATTACCTGTAAAGTTCTCTCATTTCCCatccctcttttaaaaagaagcccTCCCCAGGAAAGAAAGGGTAGGGGAGAATTTTCAGAATCTCTGTCTCTAGAGCTAGAGAGTCCGAGAATAActtgtaaaaggaaaaacaaagagatgaGACCTCTGATGTCATTTGTAGGACAGGAACCTTGCTGGCTGGCTGCTCAAAGCGCTGTACACTCAGAACACTTTGCCAGAATTCAGTGAGGATGGAACTAAAGGGCTGGTGGTTAATGCTGAGGAGTCAGGCTGATTATCACGAAATTTCTAGGAAAGGGGAAGAACAATTTATTTTGGGGTGTTGTTAATTTATAATCCTCTCAGAAGACACTAATCAGCATGTCCAGACAGCAAATACTACACCTATTTTACCGTAACAAATCAGTCATGTGTACTATAATTATCTTCAAAATGAGCTTAGAAGCAATAAACCTGAGTATGGTATAAATGATTCTCCAAGTCACTGTTGGTTAAAATTTAGGATAACAAGATAATTTGCTATCAAGCACTATTAGAGGAAGAGTTATTCAGTCTACTCATATTGTatcaaatttctgaaaataatggGTAAAATGCAATTATGGTGATACTTTTGTAAATTTGGGCTCTGCAAGGTCACCACTCAGGAAGCTAGTTTAATACTTACCATCATATGTCATGTTCTGACATAAAGTGAGTTAATAAAGGTCCTACACAGCTCCAAAAATCTACTATAccagaaaaaaagtttaaggaTCTATTTTTCTGGACTCATATAGTAACTAAAAGCTAAATGGTGGGGAGCAGAGGGTAACAGTGTGAGTGCCCAGAACAAAGACGGATTCCACCACACCACTTACAGAAGGAAGACCAGTTGCAATTCTGTGCAGTTCTTTGTTTCCCATGAGTCTCTCTTCCTTGAGAGAGCAGGTGAGCTTGTCTTACCTGTTACTGATTAATTTCATTAGctacagagaacatactttgaGAAGGCTACTGTAGAAATGCTGGGCTCAGCTGGAGAgattatctattatctattatctGTCATGGATACAAAAGGAaggtggggcgtctgggtggctcagttggttaagcctccgacttcagctcaggtcataatctcatgttcgtgggttcgagccccgtgttgggctctgtgctgacagctcagagcctggagcctgcttccaattctgtgtctccctctctttacccctccccctctcatgctctgtctctctctgtattaaaaataaatcaaacatttaaaaaatttaaaaaaaaggaaggagtggCCATTGGctacatattttccatttctttattaaagTGGATTGTGTCTGTTTCAGCCCTGTATCCCCAAAATCTACCTGtaacctggcatatagtaaattttcagtatttcaggatgaataaatgaaaaatcggactttttttttaccttggttTCTAACAGGAGTAACAAAATTGGTACCACGAACATTTCTCCAGTCCCAAGATGCTGGCAAATTTAAAAGCTTTTCATGTATTTCAGCAGTCAGTGGCGCAGGTTTGGGTCTAGGATGGAAATAATACATTTGATATTAACATATAGTTTTTCCTTTGAGGATGATTTCCTAACCCCTAATTCCATGATTTCAACTACATGGCTGCCTAGAATATAGATTCAGGTGCATGGAGCACTTGTCCCATTAGTGTTTCAATTATTCAACTTAAGTCCTGAAAATGGCTTTCACTGtcagtttctttttctagatCTAGTAACTTTCTTTTATGAAAGGGCATTGGTTATGTACTGAGATTctgtttttagtatatttcaaATAGCCACATTTTCTTAAGCAGATTTTGACTAAGAAAATAAGATGCATGGGAAGTTGAAGATGGCCTACAAAAtgtacagagaaaataaagaaacatccaACGTTTGACTCAGGAGGTTAGTGGTGATCGTGAGGTGTTTATAAAAGAAGTAGCACAGAGATCAGAGATTTAGTCAAATAGCCAGACTAGCTCCACACAACAGACAGCATTATAGAACTGCACCTTATATGGTTAGAaagcaagagacaaagagaagagttGCCTAGGACGACGGATAAGGGACGGACACATTGTCTGGAAATGAGAAAACTGTTGTACAGCTTCTCCATGTTAGCAGTTTGAAATAAACAGCATTCTAGCTCCAGACACGCTAGATTTCTCGGGAGTTTTCCCAGTCTGCGGAATGACTTCCGTGTTCCATGTTTTCCTGCTGCTCCTGTTACCTCAATGCCTGTTGTCCTCTACTTAGAAGTAACCCCTTTAGAAGTTCTCCCCTAATTTCTACTTTAAAGACCCCTCTCAGACCAGCACCTACCCACCAGTCCCCAAAAAAACTCACTTCTATGCTCTATCAGCTCTTTAGTTAGGGCACTGCTGTTATACCATGATAACCTGGACCTTTCTGGTTACAAACTATGTGAATTTCTCATCCAACTTGGCATTGCCGTATCTCACTCTACTAAGTTTTCAGTAGTTATCCAGGTTCCAGTTTAGTCACTGGCAAAGATTATTTCTGGTCTTCATGTCCTCTGCAACTATTCCCAATTAAttccctctctcatttcttttagaGATGATGTGAATCAATGCTAGGACACAATGGAAGTgagaagaaacagaggaggagaaaaaaaatggctcattaatagaaaatataaccTCATGGAATGGTAAAAATAGACAGCATGTTCCATATAGAAATATCAGTTTTCCACTAAAATATTAACTAAGCCAGGGACATTGCTGGAAGCTCTATGTGACATGGAGATGAACTTGAGGTGATCTGTGACCATATGAAAGACAGCATTAAGAGACATGAAACATacgggacgcttgggtggctcagccggtttacttaggctcaggtcatgatctcacagcttttgagtttgagccccatgtcaggctctatgttgacagctcagagcctatggcctgcttcagattctgtgtctctctctgtccctcctccacttacactctgcctctctctcaaagtaaatacataaacataaaaaaggagaCGTGAAACATAGAgtaattacaaaaacaaatacaaagaagtTGTAAGTTACAAAATACAACATAGATCATGTCAATTGAATAACCCAGGTACATAAAAAGCTATGCACCATGAAAATTTTAGGgcagggggaagaaaacaaatcaagaaaaaaatcttgcatatttctttcaagatttataagtaaaaattagTTGCAAAcaatttttggaagaaaataaagtttccatGATTACACTGAGAGGATAAAAGATTCAATCAATCAGTCCATAACAATTAATTGTCCTGTATATATAAACTAAGTAatctgaaagattaaaaaaggaattgggagtgcctgggtggctctgtcagtcagACATTTTGCTctggatctcggctcaggtcatgatctaatggttcatgagttagagccctgcatcagactctgtactgattccgtggagcctgcttgggattctgcctcttcctctctttgcccctccccgactcattctcattctctctctctctctctcaaaataaaaaaaataaacttaattttttaaaaaacatattgaaGGTTGGCAGCAAAATGTAATTTCTCAGCAGATAACTTAGGTCATACTTCCCTCCTACAAGTGGTTtcatcacttactagctgtgtgacatttGTCAAAGAATTTAACATCACAAAACTACAACTAACTCCTATTAAAATGGGTATAATCATACATACCTCAAAAGATTACTATAAAAATTCAATGTAGTAATGATTCCCAAGTGCTTAGAAAAGCTCCTATCTCTGCAAATCCTGAGTATATTAATCTCTTATAATTCCCGTCATCATCATCTTCACCCATGTCATTAAGATGATGAAATATGACATGGACACATTTATCTAAGAGATCATCTGGCACAAAGCAAGCACTCAAATGTTAACGTTCTTCTTCCTACCATTCGATAAGGCAGAGTATTTGCCTGTCAGTGCACAGACAAAACTAAAAGAATGTGACAATGGAAACTCAATGATGTGAAAATGAAGAGTGAAAGCAATTTGTGAGGCTAGTGTAGGTACGCTACACATTTTGGGCTCTTAATCATTTGGGTCTAGATTCTTTAAGAATTTGGTGAAAGCTGTGGCCTCAGGAAGATGACCATaaccaatacatttttttctatacttttggCAGTTTCGATGACTCCCTAAACCTCAAGTTAAGGATCTCTGAGAGTTTCTATTATGTCATTCGATTCTTATAACAGAACTAATTTATATACCAAAATGCTACTGAAAAACAGTCAGCCAGACCACAACGTCTGCTTCTGAATTTTCCATTTCACTCAATTCCATCTCCTATCTTTAAACTTCTATGGAGCCTTAGCTTTAAAAGCAGCCCTTCATAAAGCTAGcccttctttaaaacaaaagtggttgggcagagacagagaggcgtCAAACAAAGAAGAGCTCCTGAGAACCAGGCGCATGGCACAGGGCAAACAATTGTGTGTGAGGCTCAGATGCTGAAACCTCTTCCTCTCGTGCCCCTGTGGATTTTTACTGAACAGTCCTCATATCCTGTCTCACTCACGTACAATAGAACTCCCTCACTTTTGCAAAACTGAGAAGGAATACAACATGCTCTCTTTCCTAATTTCCAATAACTAGAGAGTCTCATGGCCTGGAGATGCCTTAGAATACACTCTGAGAAATACTGTAGGAGATTCTTTTAAGGAAGGCACAGGATTATGAGGGAATGCTATCAGCTggatagaaaaaaatctcattccgGTGCCATAGTTGAAAAATGTCAGAGTATTAGGATTATTAGtctgcaaatgaaaaaaatcagaaatgcatTTTAGTTAACTAATTAGTAGCCTGTTCAAccaaaatttgaaacaaaactcTATAGAGATTATTAAGGAAGTACTCATTGTCGTCTCTGAAAACTGGAAAATGTTTCTATGTACCAAGGGAAAATTACCTACACAATTTATTGAATCCCATTGACTattggtttccatttctttgccccTTGGTGAGATCAATTTCTCTTAAAACAAAAGACAGCGTCCCAGGAATAACCATGgccatttaacaaatgttaaggGACTATATATTCTGATAGATTCAGCTATAGCTTtgaggagattttttaaaatttaccaaaGTCTTAACATAAATTCAAAGTATTTTTGACCTAATTTCCTAACGTAAGAACTATGCCATGGGAAGTGCCACTCCTGGCTGAGGGAAGTAGAGGTACATTGATAAATAGGGagcaattttctttttgcttgacTTGATAACAGAGaatgttttgagatttttatagTGACAAATGTGACAGTTCCTATAGGCAAGTTGAGGGGTATTTGAGGGAAAAAGAGTGGCATTAATGAAAGTAATTTGACAGCAAAGTTTTCAGTAACTGTGTCATAAAGTCTGAAAACAGCT is part of the Suricata suricatta isolate VVHF042 chromosome 11, meerkat_22Aug2017_6uvM2_HiC, whole genome shotgun sequence genome and encodes:
- the CTSC gene encoding dipeptidyl peptidase 1 isoform X1; translation: MGPRLHSLLASLLLLFARAGPAHCDTPANCTYPELLGTWVFQVGPVVSQRDVNCSVMGPPEKKVVVHLKKLDTAYDDFGNAGHFTIIYNQGFEIVLKDYKWFAFFKYEEECGRVTSYCHETMPGWVHDVLGRNWACFTGTKVGGTSENMNVNTAHLESLPENYSNRLYQYNHDFVKAINSVQKSWTATTYKEYETLTLREMIRRGGGPSQRIPRPKPAPLTAEIHEKLLNLPASWDWRNVRGTNFVTPVRNQASCGSCYSFASMGMLEARIRILTNNTQTPILSPQEVVSCSQYAQGCDGGFPYLIAGKYAQDFGLVEEACFPYTGTDSPCKPKEDCIRYYTSEYHYVGGFYGGCNEALMKLELVHHGPMAVAFEVYNDFLHYHQGIYYHTGLRDPFNPFELTNHAVLLVGYGTDPVSGMDYWIVKNSWGAGWGEDGYFRIRRGTDECAIESIAVAATPIPKL